A stretch of the Caldanaerovirga acetigignens genome encodes the following:
- a CDS encoding ZIP family metal transporter translates to MNIFLKIFLYSSLSGLAVILGGFFGTKKIPDKIFAFILTFGSGVLISVLSYSLMHEAYRHSGAVLTSLAFLTGGIVFYALERFLVNRVTPGMGLILGTALDDLPEALSMGIGFASDTGRLGIVLALSIFLHNIPEGISSTTELIREGKFSSKAAMTLAGLIALLDPFAALSGYYLLKDIGQTWLGMIMAFSGGSILFMTGTDMIPKAHQIGDEIDNMGLLIGFLTAFLLSRLM, encoded by the coding sequence ATGAACATTTTTCTTAAGATTTTTTTGTACAGCTCCCTCTCCGGCCTAGCAGTAATACTGGGCGGCTTTTTTGGGACGAAAAAAATTCCGGATAAAATATTTGCCTTTATACTCACTTTCGGTTCAGGGGTGCTAATTTCGGTATTATCTTATTCTCTAATGCATGAAGCATATCGTCATTCAGGTGCGGTACTCACATCTTTGGCTTTCTTGACAGGAGGAATCGTATTTTACGCTTTAGAAAGATTCCTTGTGAATAGAGTTACTCCTGGTATGGGCCTTATACTTGGGACCGCATTAGACGACCTACCTGAAGCACTCAGCATGGGCATAGGTTTTGCAAGTGATACAGGGAGGCTGGGCATAGTGCTTGCGCTTTCGATTTTTTTACACAATATCCCGGAGGGCATCTCATCCACTACTGAATTAATAAGAGAAGGCAAATTTTCATCTAAGGCCGCTATGACTTTAGCAGGGTTAATTGCTTTGCTTGACCCTTTCGCAGCATTAAGCGGATACTATTTGCTAAAGGATATAGGTCAAACCTGGCTCGGAATGATAATGGCCTTCTCTGGAGGTTCAATTCTTTTTATGACCGGTACAGATATGATTCCAAAGGCTCATCAAATAGGCGATGAAATCGACAATATGGGTCTTCTCATCGGCTTTCTTACCGCCTTTCTCCTGAGCAGACTTATGTGA
- a CDS encoding B12-binding domain-containing radical SAM protein produces the protein MKILLIGVNAKYVHTNLAIRNIAAFCGLEDIEIFEGTINDNMDDILDEIIFKQPDIVAFSCYIWNIEDIHYLAENLKKVRPEVVIVFGGPEVSYDAGEVLKGCDYVDFIIVGEGELSFKKLIDAMRGYLSFEEVPGLAYRRNGGIRVNERGPFVSLDGIPFSYDESEDLKNRIVYYETSRGCPFRCAFCLSSLDSTVRVASLDKVERDLAFFVGKNVPLVKLVDRSFNCNTERATAILNIIKRLGGDTVFHCEVNPELVNNRFLEALEGIEERLRFEVGIQTTNPVSLKEISRNPDFKKAIKGVELLKKAGIKLHVDLIAGLPYDDFASFSEAFDDVYRLEPDEIQLGFLKLLKGTVLREKAKEYGIVYRSCAPYEILYNRWIGYEELSVLKGIAKLIDKYYNTGRFKFTLGYLAKTFKRPFDFYYEMYRYWRGKGLFRKELSLKSLYDYLEDFSKTLKVEEMLVKDLIKFDFFYSGGKGSVPDCVELKEDRKLKDKVRLILSDRHWLEQNLPEAQSLSERELWKKINYGIFRYDLTNDFRKNEIGIIFFYNKGKTCFAKINE, from the coding sequence ATGAAGATATTGTTGATAGGTGTAAATGCAAAATACGTACATACGAACCTTGCGATTAGGAATATAGCAGCTTTTTGCGGCTTGGAGGACATCGAGATTTTTGAAGGCACAATTAACGACAATATGGATGATATATTGGACGAAATTATTTTTAAACAGCCCGACATTGTGGCTTTCTCATGTTATATCTGGAATATTGAAGATATACATTATTTGGCGGAAAACCTGAAGAAGGTAAGACCAGAAGTTGTGATAGTCTTCGGCGGCCCGGAGGTTTCATACGATGCCGGTGAAGTTTTAAAAGGATGCGACTATGTGGATTTCATCATCGTCGGAGAAGGGGAGCTTTCCTTTAAAAAGCTTATAGATGCTATGCGTGGTTATCTTTCTTTTGAGGAAGTTCCCGGATTAGCCTACCGCAGAAATGGTGGAATACGTGTTAATGAAAGAGGTCCATTTGTATCGTTGGATGGAATACCTTTTTCATACGACGAAAGTGAAGATTTAAAAAACAGGATAGTATACTACGAGACGTCAAGGGGCTGCCCTTTTAGATGTGCTTTTTGTCTTTCATCATTAGATTCCACCGTGAGGGTGGCAAGCCTCGATAAAGTAGAAAGGGACCTTGCTTTTTTTGTAGGTAAAAATGTCCCTCTGGTAAAATTAGTAGATCGTTCTTTTAACTGCAATACCGAAAGAGCGACAGCGATTTTAAATATAATAAAACGATTGGGCGGAGATACGGTTTTTCACTGTGAAGTGAATCCGGAGCTTGTAAACAACAGATTTTTAGAAGCTCTTGAGGGGATCGAAGAAAGGCTCAGGTTTGAAGTCGGAATACAAACGACTAATCCTGTAAGCTTAAAGGAAATTTCAAGAAATCCCGATTTTAAGAAAGCTATAAAGGGCGTCGAACTTTTAAAAAAAGCAGGGATAAAACTCCACGTCGATTTAATCGCTGGCCTTCCTTATGACGACTTTGCAAGTTTCAGCGAGGCTTTTGACGATGTATACCGACTCGAACCCGATGAAATTCAATTGGGGTTTTTGAAACTTTTGAAAGGTACTGTTCTGAGGGAAAAGGCGAAGGAGTACGGAATAGTCTATAGGTCTTGCGCTCCTTATGAAATCCTCTACAACCGGTGGATAGGATATGAAGAACTATCGGTGCTCAAAGGTATCGCAAAGCTCATCGATAAGTACTACAATACCGGCCGTTTTAAGTTTACATTAGGCTACCTTGCGAAAACCTTTAAAAGACCTTTTGATTTTTATTATGAGATGTACAGGTACTGGCGGGGAAAAGGCCTTTTCAGAAAAGAACTTTCTCTAAAGTCGCTATACGATTACCTCGAAGATTTTTCAAAAACCTTGAAGGTAGAAGAAATGCTCGTGAAAGACCTTATTAAATTTGACTTTTTTTATTCTGGCGGTAAAGGTTCTGTTCCCGATTGTGTAGAGCTAAAAGAGGACAGGAAACTCAAAGATAAAGTGAGGTTGATTTTGAGCGACAGGCATTGGTTGGAACAGAATTTGCCGGAAGCTCAAAGTTTATCAGAAAGAGAATTATGGAAGAAAATTAATTATGGAATTTTCCGTTATGACTTGACGAACGATTTTAGAAAAAATGAAATAGGAATAATATTCTTCTACAATAAAGGGAAAACCTGTTTTGCAAAAATCAATGAATAA
- the thiI gene encoding tRNA uracil 4-sulfurtransferase ThiI: protein MESIYLLSFGEIGLKGENRPFFEGILIKRIKQALEGFEGLDVKKTHGRIYVRVAGPQDEVIERLKKVFGIVAISPAKSCDLDIESIKSAALEAVKEVDYKGKTFKVESRRTNKSFPIKSPDISRMVGAHILKNLKGLKVDVHNPDIEVNVEVREKGFVYCKRIPGPGGLPVGSNGKALLLLSGGIDSPVAGYMVMKRGVAIEAVYFHSFPFTSDRAKEKVIELCRILAEYCGKIRLHVVNFTDVLKELGEKGPNELLTILMRRMMVRISQEIATKIGAKALITGESIGQVASQTMEALVATNEVARLPVFRPLIGFDKVEIIDLAKKIGTYDISIEPYADCCSIFVPEHPKTRPKLDDVHKAEERFDIKGFIKKSSDNVELIEVTESY from the coding sequence ATGGAAAGCATTTACCTTTTGAGCTTCGGAGAAATTGGGTTAAAGGGAGAGAACCGCCCGTTTTTCGAAGGCATTTTGATAAAAAGGATAAAACAGGCCCTCGAAGGGTTTGAAGGGTTGGATGTAAAGAAAACCCACGGGAGAATATACGTGAGGGTAGCGGGACCACAGGATGAAGTGATAGAAAGGCTAAAAAAGGTTTTCGGGATTGTAGCAATAAGTCCTGCAAAAAGCTGTGACCTGGACATAGAGTCAATCAAAAGTGCTGCCCTGGAAGCAGTTAAAGAAGTCGATTACAAAGGTAAGACCTTTAAAGTAGAAAGCAGAAGAACCAACAAGTCTTTTCCGATTAAATCTCCGGATATAAGCCGCATGGTGGGTGCTCATATTCTGAAAAACTTAAAAGGACTCAAGGTGGATGTCCATAATCCGGACATTGAAGTCAATGTAGAAGTAAGGGAAAAAGGGTTTGTCTATTGCAAAAGAATCCCGGGTCCCGGTGGCCTTCCTGTGGGATCGAACGGGAAGGCTCTGCTTTTGCTGTCCGGTGGAATTGACAGTCCGGTCGCGGGATACATGGTGATGAAACGGGGAGTTGCGATAGAGGCAGTTTACTTTCATAGCTTTCCATTCACCAGCGATAGGGCCAAAGAAAAGGTTATTGAATTGTGCCGGATTCTTGCAGAATATTGCGGCAAAATCCGCCTTCATGTGGTAAATTTTACTGATGTCCTCAAAGAACTGGGAGAAAAAGGTCCCAACGAACTTTTGACAATATTGATGAGGCGGATGATGGTTAGAATTTCCCAGGAAATAGCAACAAAAATCGGTGCAAAGGCTTTGATAACTGGCGAAAGCATTGGGCAGGTGGCCAGCCAAACCATGGAAGCTTTGGTGGCTACTAATGAGGTGGCAAGACTGCCGGTATTCAGGCCGCTCATAGGATTCGATAAAGTGGAAATAATTGATCTGGCTAAAAAAATCGGCACTTACGACATTTCCATTGAGCCGTATGCCGACTGTTGTTCCATATTTGTCCCTGAACATCCGAAAACTAGACCGAAACTGGACGATGTCCATAAGGCAGAGGAGAGATTTGATATTAAAGGATTTATAAAGAAGAGTTCAGATAATGTTGAATTAATAGAGGTAACCGAGTCTTATTAG
- a CDS encoding cysteine desulfurase family protein yields the protein MKEVYLDNSATTKVAKEAVDAMVHALTLAFGNPSSLHRKGMEAEKIVNKAREKLALFLGVKAREIYFTSGGTESNNLAIKGAAYARKRYGKHLITTSIEHPSVLDVFKQLEEEGFSVTYLNVDEKGHINLVELKQAIKSDTILVSIMYVNNEVGSIQPIHDAAKIISQNKNTLFHVDAVQAFGKVPLIPNLSGVHLLSLSAHKIYGPKGVGALFVREGTKITPLFNGGGQEEGLRSGTENVPGIAGFSAAAELVFKNFGLWQVKMRELKERLKTGILSEIPDSVLNGPDDGAPHILNISFLGTKAEVLLHALESHGIYVSTGSACSSHKSVKSHVLAAMGKTDEEIEGAIRFSLSPFLSIEDIDYTVEILKKEVNELRKYVRR from the coding sequence ATGAAAGAGGTTTACCTGGATAATAGCGCTACCACAAAAGTAGCGAAAGAAGCCGTCGATGCAATGGTGCACGCTTTGACTTTAGCTTTTGGGAATCCTTCTTCGCTTCACCGAAAAGGTATGGAAGCTGAAAAAATAGTCAATAAAGCCAGGGAAAAATTGGCTTTGTTTTTAGGTGTGAAAGCAAGGGAGATTTATTTTACATCTGGCGGCACTGAATCCAACAATCTGGCGATAAAGGGAGCGGCTTACGCCAGAAAGCGATATGGAAAGCACCTTATAACCACATCGATAGAACACCCCTCTGTGCTGGATGTATTTAAACAATTGGAAGAAGAAGGTTTTTCCGTTACTTATCTTAATGTGGATGAAAAGGGGCATATAAATTTAGTAGAATTAAAACAAGCGATAAAATCCGATACAATACTTGTAAGCATTATGTACGTAAACAACGAAGTTGGATCAATACAGCCCATCCATGACGCCGCAAAAATTATATCGCAAAACAAAAATACCCTTTTTCATGTGGATGCAGTCCAGGCTTTTGGAAAGGTTCCGCTAATCCCTAATCTTTCCGGCGTACATCTCTTGTCGTTGAGCGCCCACAAGATATACGGACCTAAGGGAGTGGGAGCGCTGTTTGTCAGGGAAGGGACGAAAATAACGCCCTTATTTAACGGAGGAGGTCAGGAAGAAGGATTGCGTTCAGGGACGGAAAACGTCCCTGGGATAGCAGGTTTTTCGGCAGCGGCAGAACTTGTATTTAAAAATTTTGGCTTATGGCAGGTTAAGATGAGAGAATTAAAGGAAAGGTTGAAGACCGGAATTCTTTCGGAAATACCGGATTCGGTATTAAATGGTCCGGATGACGGTGCGCCGCATATTCTTAATATATCCTTTCTCGGAACGAAAGCGGAGGTCCTTCTTCACGCGTTAGAATCTCACGGTATATATGTATCTACGGGGTCGGCCTGTTCGTCGCACAAAAGCGTAAAAAGTCATGTGCTCGCCGCCATGGGCAAGACCGATGAAGAGATAGAAGGTGCTATTCGTTTTAGCTTATCTCCGTTTCTTTCTATCGAGGATATTGATTATACAGTGGAAATTTTGAAAAAAGAAGTGAATGAATTAAGAAAATACGTTCGGAGGTAG
- a CDS encoding winged helix-turn-helix domain-containing protein, which produces MEIKYKVWIEHDGKQVFGEGIYNLLRLVERYGSINRAAQAQNMSYRQAWGKIKVIEKRLGIKLLERHKGGEYGGGAVLTEKAKEIMKRYGELIDKIDEHIKEWSRGGNERGLPG; this is translated from the coding sequence ATGGAAATTAAATATAAAGTGTGGATAGAACATGATGGAAAACAGGTTTTTGGTGAAGGAATTTACAATCTCTTGCGGTTAGTGGAAAGATACGGTTCCATAAATAGGGCTGCTCAGGCTCAAAATATGTCCTACAGGCAAGCATGGGGGAAAATAAAGGTTATAGAAAAAAGATTGGGGATCAAACTTTTGGAGAGGCACAAAGGAGGAGAATACGGAGGCGGAGCGGTTCTGACGGAAAAGGCAAAAGAAATAATGAAACGGTACGGTGAATTAATTGACAAAATAGACGAACATATAAAGGAGTGGTCACGTGGTGGAAATGAAAGAGGTTTACCTGGATAA
- a CDS encoding spore coat protein — protein MEVVIVQLTQKEKLYLQDTLSHEKVSVTKCNFYAGQVQDPQIANMLRNLATRGQHHIDTITNLLSQAGIQPPSY, from the coding sequence GTGGAGGTGGTTATCGTGCAATTGACCCAAAAAGAAAAGCTATACTTGCAAGATACGCTGAGCCATGAAAAGGTAAGTGTTACAAAGTGCAATTTTTACGCAGGCCAGGTGCAGGACCCACAAATAGCAAACATGCTCAGGAATCTAGCGACCAGGGGACAGCACCACATAGACACAATCACAAACCTTCTCAGCCAAGCGGGAATTCAGCCCCCATCCTATTAA
- a CDS encoding spore coat protein — protein sequence MHQTVTIADKDVMNDVLMTMKYLSGVYETAIMECTNEAVRNALRQIQDEEQQNAKMVFDYMLQKGWYKPQ from the coding sequence ATGCATCAAACGGTTACTATCGCGGACAAAGATGTTATGAACGACGTGCTCATGACTATGAAATACCTGTCTGGCGTCTACGAAACGGCAATTATGGAATGCACCAACGAAGCTGTCAGGAATGCCCTCCGCCAGATTCAGGACGAAGAGCAGCAGAATGCAAAAATGGTTTTCGATTACATGCTTCAAAAAGGATGGTATAAACCGCAGTAA
- the queG gene encoding tRNA epoxyqueuosine(34) reductase QueG — MFDRKEQIRNYAKQIGFDKIGFASAEPFWEEKEILMERKRAGLFSPFEESDIELRCHLEKHLPGAKTIICFAVSYFFEKEDVPGENSSEPLGIISKYALMRDYHDVLFQKLKLMADFIYSMWGAKSKIFVDSGGLLERAAARRAGIGWIGQNTCLFTEEFGSWVFLGELITDLEIEPDMPCRNLCDNCGKCVKACPTGALEEPYRLNPFRCLSYITQMKGTIPEEFRDIMGLRLFGCDICQEACPKNKKIILVKHEEFMLDYQIERRLTKLIFMDKVEFDKNFKLTPIAWRGRNVLRRNATVALANAGVGCKRYFEKLLSDPSPLIREHAMWALKR, encoded by the coding sequence ATGTTTGACAGAAAAGAACAAATTAGAAATTACGCAAAACAAATAGGGTTCGATAAAATAGGCTTTGCGAGTGCCGAACCTTTTTGGGAAGAGAAAGAGATATTGATGGAAAGGAAAAGGGCTGGACTTTTTTCGCCTTTCGAAGAGAGCGATATAGAACTCAGGTGCCATCTCGAAAAGCATCTTCCCGGGGCAAAGACGATTATTTGCTTTGCTGTGAGTTATTTTTTTGAAAAAGAGGATGTTCCCGGAGAAAATTCGTCAGAACCCCTTGGAATAATATCAAAATATGCTTTAATGCGTGACTATCACGATGTGCTTTTTCAAAAATTAAAGTTAATGGCCGATTTCATCTATTCCATGTGGGGGGCCAAATCAAAAATATTCGTCGATTCAGGAGGCCTTTTGGAAAGGGCGGCTGCCCGGCGGGCGGGAATAGGCTGGATTGGTCAGAATACGTGTCTTTTCACCGAGGAGTTTGGTTCCTGGGTTTTTTTAGGCGAGTTGATAACCGACCTGGAAATAGAACCGGACATGCCTTGCCGTAACCTGTGCGATAACTGCGGCAAGTGTGTAAAGGCCTGTCCGACGGGAGCTTTAGAAGAGCCGTATCGACTGAATCCTTTCCGATGCCTTTCTTATATTACACAAATGAAGGGGACAATTCCTGAAGAATTTAGAGATATAATGGGCTTGCGATTGTTTGGCTGCGATATATGTCAAGAAGCATGTCCCAAGAATAAAAAAATTATCCTTGTTAAGCATGAAGAGTTTATGCTGGACTATCAAATAGAAAGACGTCTTACTAAATTGATTTTTATGGATAAGGTGGAATTCGATAAAAACTTCAAGCTGACCCCCATTGCCTGGCGCGGCAGAAACGTGTTGCGCAGAAATGCAACGGTTGCTTTGGCAAATGCCGGAGTAGGGTGTAAAAGATACTTTGAAAAGCTTCTCTCCGACCCTTCGCCCTTAATAAGGGAACACGCGATGTGGGCCTTGAAGAGATAA
- the acsV gene encoding corrinoid activation/regeneration protein AcsV has protein sequence MRKGENMDGCNILFKPQNRTVKVKIGTTVLEAARRAGVFIDAPCGGRGHCGKCRIKILEGNYSYEKSPALSDEDYERGLCLACLTYVRSDMVVEIQEVKAASDVLVEDLTPGEEEEGWIKKARRMLQASGMAIKSGFEKIKLNLAPPTLDDNIPDWERLCRGLEKRLGFASYKCSLDLLKKLPGTLRRNGFEINVVLQGEKDEYEIIDIRGSDEDKPLYGISVDVGTTTVAANLVELETGKIKESACAGNLQIQYGADVISRIIYSTREGGLSTLNRAIIDGTINRLVEEMTARSGLNPEEIVFGVFAGNTTMAHLLLGVEAENIRLEPYIPAFRNHPPLKARDVGIRINPDAPVFIVPGVASYVGGDIVAGVLAAGIWKSDEKVLFIDLGTNGELVFGNREVMVACACSAGPAFEGGEMSCGMRAMRGAIDEVTIDARTFEPSYSVIGGGKPRGICGSGFIDLIAAMFLSGIIDPRGKINANLKSERIRFDKDLEVYEYVVAFKDETEDGRDITINEIDLDNFIRAKGAVYAGIRTLLNTLAMDTRDIEKIIIAGGIGRKLDIKNSIAIGLLPVLEEEKFIYIGNSSLKGAYLCLISDDARKKAKQIAESITYVELSAFPSYMEEFTAACFLPHTDAELFSAGKKEKNFFYSGY, from the coding sequence TTGAGAAAAGGTGAAAACATGGATGGATGCAACATATTGTTCAAACCTCAAAACAGGACCGTAAAAGTGAAAATAGGTACCACTGTACTGGAAGCTGCCCGCAGGGCTGGAGTTTTCATCGACGCGCCCTGCGGCGGAAGGGGGCACTGCGGAAAGTGCAGGATAAAGATACTCGAGGGGAATTATTCGTATGAAAAATCTCCCGCGCTGTCCGATGAAGATTATGAAAGAGGCTTATGCCTGGCGTGCCTTACGTATGTCCGGAGCGATATGGTGGTAGAAATTCAGGAAGTTAAAGCAGCAAGCGATGTGCTGGTAGAGGATTTAACTCCCGGTGAAGAGGAAGAAGGATGGATAAAAAAGGCCCGAAGGATGCTGCAAGCTTCGGGGATGGCAATCAAAAGCGGGTTTGAGAAAATAAAGCTCAACTTAGCCCCTCCGACGCTAGACGACAACATCCCGGACTGGGAACGCCTTTGCAGGGGACTTGAAAAAAGACTAGGCTTTGCATCTTATAAGTGTTCTCTAGATTTGCTAAAGAAGCTGCCGGGAACTCTCAGGCGGAATGGTTTTGAAATAAACGTTGTACTGCAAGGAGAAAAGGACGAATATGAGATAATAGATATTAGAGGTTCTGACGAGGATAAACCCCTTTACGGCATAAGCGTTGACGTGGGGACGACTACTGTGGCGGCGAATCTGGTGGAACTCGAGACTGGAAAAATAAAGGAGTCGGCGTGTGCCGGCAATTTGCAGATTCAGTACGGGGCCGACGTCATCAGTCGAATCATTTATTCTACAAGAGAAGGTGGCCTTTCAACTCTAAATCGTGCAATCATCGACGGCACGATAAACCGTCTTGTTGAAGAAATGACTGCAAGAAGCGGCTTAAATCCTGAAGAGATAGTTTTCGGAGTTTTTGCCGGAAACACCACGATGGCCCATCTTCTTCTCGGGGTGGAAGCGGAAAACATACGGCTGGAACCTTATATACCGGCATTCAGAAACCACCCGCCGCTTAAGGCTAGGGATGTAGGAATTCGTATAAATCCCGATGCGCCGGTGTTTATAGTGCCGGGGGTGGCAAGTTATGTCGGAGGAGATATCGTCGCGGGAGTACTGGCGGCTGGGATTTGGAAAAGCGATGAGAAGGTGCTTTTTATTGACCTTGGCACCAACGGCGAGCTGGTTTTCGGAAACCGTGAAGTTATGGTGGCTTGCGCGTGTTCTGCAGGTCCTGCTTTTGAAGGGGGAGAGATGAGCTGCGGCATGAGGGCTATGCGGGGGGCCATAGATGAAGTGACGATAGACGCAAGGACGTTTGAACCCTCCTACAGCGTGATAGGAGGCGGCAAACCCCGGGGAATTTGCGGTTCGGGCTTTATAGACCTCATAGCAGCCATGTTTTTGAGCGGAATTATAGACCCGAGGGGAAAGATAAACGCGAATTTAAAGTCCGAAAGGATAAGGTTTGATAAAGATCTGGAAGTTTACGAATACGTTGTAGCTTTTAAGGATGAAACTGAAGACGGGCGCGATATAACAATAAACGAAATCGACCTGGACAACTTCATCAGAGCAAAGGGAGCGGTGTACGCAGGAATAAGAACCCTGCTCAATACCCTGGCTATGGATACAAGGGACATCGAGAAAATAATAATAGCCGGTGGTATAGGGAGAAAGCTTGATATAAAAAATTCAATAGCTATAGGCCTACTGCCGGTGTTGGAAGAGGAAAAATTCATTTATATAGGCAACAGTTCCCTCAAAGGAGCTTACCTTTGCCTTATAAGCGATGACGCCAGGAAGAAAGCAAAACAAATAGCTGAATCGATAACATATGTGGAACTCAGCGCCTTCCCGTCTTACATGGAAGAATTTACGGCGGCTTGTTTTCTGCCTCACACGGACGCCGAACTATTTTCTGCCGGCAAAAAGGAAAAAAACTTTTTCTATTCGGGGTATTGA
- the gcvH gene encoding glycine cleavage system protein GcvH — protein MNLPSDIRYHKEHTWVRVEGDIAVVGITDYAQEKLGEVLFVDLPEVGDRIKKDEVFGSIESGKVASDLYAPVSGEVVEVNEVLAESPELVNESPYEKGWMIKVKMCDPADLEGLMDAVEYSELLK, from the coding sequence ATGAATTTACCATCCGACATCAGGTACCATAAGGAACACACCTGGGTAAGGGTAGAAGGGGATATTGCCGTTGTCGGCATTACCGATTACGCCCAAGAAAAATTGGGGGAGGTCCTATTCGTGGACCTTCCGGAGGTTGGCGACAGAATCAAAAAGGATGAGGTTTTCGGGAGTATAGAATCGGGAAAGGTTGCGTCGGACCTCTATGCTCCTGTGAGCGGAGAGGTGGTAGAGGTAAACGAAGTTCTGGCCGAAAGTCCGGAGCTTGTCAACGAATCCCCCTATGAAAAGGGATGGATGATTAAGGTTAAAATGTGCGACCCGGCCGATCTGGAAGGGCTGATGGATGCTGTTGAATACTCGGAGCTGTTAAAGTAA